In Pseudoxanthomonas sp. SE1, the genomic stretch TAGCGTCGCGAGGGGCCGACGGGGCCACCATAGAAAACGAAACCGCGCTCGGGCGCGGCTGCGTCGTTCATCCCGATGGCTCGGGATGGATGAATCTGGCGGAGAGAGGGGGATTCGAACCCCCGAAGCGCGGTTTAGACGCTTACACACTTTCCAGGCGTGCTCCTTCAACCACTCGGACACCTCTCCGGGACCTGAACACCGCCATGGGCCGCTTTCAGGGCCGTGAATTCTAGCCTCCGCCGAGGCCGGCCACAAGCGAAGCCTTGCGGCATCCGCCGGCGGAGAGACCTCGGGCGGGGGCGTGGCACAATGTCGGCATGTCCTATCTCGTCCTCGCCCGCAAGTGGCGCCCCAAGCGTTTCGCCGAACTGGTGGGCCAGGAACACGTGGTCCGGGCGCTCACCAATGCGCTGGACAGCGGCCGTGTACACCACGCCTTCCTGTTCACCGGCACGCGCGGGGTCGGCAAGACCACCATCGCGCGCATCTTCGCCAAGTCGCTCAACTGCGAGAAGGGCACCAGCGCCGACCCCTGCGGTCAGTGCGCGGCGTGCCTGGACATCGATGCCGGCCGCTACATCGACCTGCTGGAGATCGACGCCGCGTCGAACACCGGCGTTGACGACGTGCGCGAGGTGATCGAGAACGCGCAGTACATGCCTTCGCGCGGCAAGTTCAAGGTCTACCTGATCGACGAAGTGCACATGCTGTCGAAGGCCGCGTTCAATGCGTTGCTGAAGACGCTGGAAGAGCCGCCGGAACACGTGAAGTTCCTGCTCGCCACGACCGACCCGCAGAAGCTGCCGGTTACCGTGCTGTCGCGCTGTTTGCAATTCAACCTCAAGCGGCTCGACGAAGAGCAGATCCGCGGCCAGATGACGAAGATCCTCGGCGCCGAAGGCATCGAGGCCGACGCGGGCGCCATCGCCCAACTCGCGCGCGCCGCCGACGGCTCGCTGCGCGACGGCCTTTCATTGCTGGACCAGGCCATCGCCTATGCCGGTGGTGCGCTCCGCGAGGATGGTGTGCGCACCATGCTGGGCACGGTAGACCGCACCCAGGTCAACGCCATGCTGGCGGCGCTGGCGCAGGGTGATGGCGAAGCATTGCTGAAGGTGGTCGCGCGGCTGGCGGAGTTTTCCCCGGACTGGGCGGGCGTGCTGGATGCGGTGGCCGAAGCGCTGCACCGCATCCAGGTGCGTCAACTGGTGCCGTCGGCCGGTGTAGAAGCGGAGGGGGTCGATGTGGAGGCTTTCGCCGGGCAGCTGCGTCCCGAAGTGGTCCAGCTCTGGTACCAGATGGCGATCAACGGTCGTCGCGACCTGCATCTGGCGCCCAGCGGGCGCGCCGGCTTCGAGATGAGCGTGCTGCGCATGCTGGCGTTCCGGCCAGCGCAGGCGGGTGAAATGCGCGGCGATGCGCGCGCTGCAGCAACGGCCGCGCCCGTCCAGACCACGGCCGCGGCACCCGCTGCCGGCCCTGCTCGCATGCCGCCTGCGCCGGAATCCCTGGCGCAGCCGCAGCAGATGGCGCGCGAAGAATCCCCGGCGCCGCCGCGCATGGCGGCACCTGTCGCCGAGGACGCGCCGCCTTGGCTTCCGGCGCAGGCGAAACCGTCACCCGCCACGCCGGCTGCATCGTCCATGCCCGCTGACATCGGCATCACGGATGCCGAGACCTGGCTGCACTTCGCCGGCAGCTGCGGGCTGAAGGGTGTCGGCAAGCAACTGGTCGACAATGTCGCGTTCGCGGGCTACGCGAACGGCACGCTGACGCTGGCGCTGGACAGCGGCTTCGACTACCTGCGCTCCGAGCGCACGCTCGGTGAACTTGCCGACGCCATCGCCAGTCGCTATGGCGTGGCTCCCCGCCTGGCGTTCGCCGCAGCGGCGAGCGATGCCGAAACGCTGAAGGAACGCAGCCATAGGCAGCGCGACGAACGCCAGAGCGAGGCCGAAGAAACCTTCATGAACCATCCGGACGTACGGCAGTTGATGCAGCAGCATGGCGCCAGGCTCGTCCCGGACTCCATCCGACCTTACGAAGAGTGATCACGACATGCGTGGAAACATCGCCCAACTGATGCAGCAGGCGCAGAAGATGCAGGAGAACCTGCAGCGCGCCCAGGAAGAACTCGCCAAGCTCGAGGTGACCGGCAATGCCGGCGGCGGCATGGTCAGCGTGACCCTGACCGGCGCCAAGGAATGCCGCAAGGTACGCATCGACCCCTCGCTGCTGTCCGACGCGGAGATGCTCGAAGACCTCATCGCCGCCGCCTTCAATGACGCATCCAACAAGGTCGATGCCGAATCCAAGACGCGCATGGGCGCAGCGACGTCCGGCATGCCGTTGCCGCCGGGCATGAAGCTGCCGTTCTGATGTTCGCCCGTGGCCGGCCCGTGCGGCCCGCCCGCCATCGCCGGTCCCGATGACGATCATGTCCAGTCCGCTGCTCGAACAGCTCATCGAGTCGCTGCGCGTCCTGCCAGGAGTCGGGCAGAAGACGGCGCAGCGCATGGCCTATCACCTGCTCGACCGCGAGCGGGACGGGGGCAAGCGTCTGGCCGGCGTGCTTGCCGAGGCGCTGGACCATATCGGGCATTGCGCGCAGTGCCGTGATTTCACCGAGGGCGAGATCTGCACGCTCTGCGCGAGTGGCAGCCGTGACCGTCACCAGCTGTGCGTGGTGGAGTCGCCTTCGGATCGTCTGGCGATCGAACAGGCGACGGGATACCGCGGCGTCTACTTCGTCCTGCACGGCCGGTTGTCGCCATTGGACGGCATTGGCCCGCGCGAGCTGGGGCTGGACGCGCTGTCGGGGCGGCTGGCGCAGGGCGAGGTCACCGAGCTGATCATCGCCACCAATCCCACCGTCGAGGGCGAGGCCACGGCCCATTACCTGGCGCAGCTGGCGCGGCAGCAGGGCGTGCGTCCGAGCAGGCTTGCCCATGGCGTACCGCTGGGCGGCGAACTGGAATACGTCGACCGCGGCACGCTGGCGCACGCATTCGGCGGCCGCAGTGAAATGACCTGACCGCACTCATACGGGGACGCGCAAACACCATGATCGACACCATTTTCGCCAGGATCATCCGCCGCGAGATTCCCGCCACCATCGTCTACGAGGACGATGAGGTGCTGGGCTTCAAGGACATCGCGCCGCAGGCGCCGGTGCACGTGCTTTTCATCCCGAAGAACGATGCCATCCCCACGCTGGATGACGTGCAGCCGCACCAGGCGCACCTGATAGGCAAGCTGGCATTGGCCGCGGCGGAGTACGCGCGCCGGGAAGGCTTTGCCGCGAATGGTTACCGGGTGGTCATGAACTGTCGCGAGGACGCGGGGCAGACCGTGTTCCACATCCACCTGCACCTGCTAGCCGGTGCGCCGCTGGGTCGTTTCGGTACGCAGGACTGAAAGACCGGCGTATTGGCCACGCAAGAAAAAAAGCCGCTCGTTCGAGCGGCTTTTTCTTCGTCT encodes the following:
- the recR gene encoding recombination mediator RecR, which produces MSSPLLEQLIESLRVLPGVGQKTAQRMAYHLLDRERDGGKRLAGVLAEALDHIGHCAQCRDFTEGEICTLCASGSRDRHQLCVVESPSDRLAIEQATGYRGVYFVLHGRLSPLDGIGPRELGLDALSGRLAQGEVTELIIATNPTVEGEATAHYLAQLARQQGVRPSRLAHGVPLGGELEYVDRGTLAHAFGGRSEMT
- a CDS encoding YbaB/EbfC family nucleoid-associated protein; this translates as MRGNIAQLMQQAQKMQENLQRAQEELAKLEVTGNAGGGMVSVTLTGAKECRKVRIDPSLLSDAEMLEDLIAAAFNDASNKVDAESKTRMGAATSGMPLPPGMKLPF
- the dnaX gene encoding DNA polymerase III subunit gamma/tau: MSYLVLARKWRPKRFAELVGQEHVVRALTNALDSGRVHHAFLFTGTRGVGKTTIARIFAKSLNCEKGTSADPCGQCAACLDIDAGRYIDLLEIDAASNTGVDDVREVIENAQYMPSRGKFKVYLIDEVHMLSKAAFNALLKTLEEPPEHVKFLLATTDPQKLPVTVLSRCLQFNLKRLDEEQIRGQMTKILGAEGIEADAGAIAQLARAADGSLRDGLSLLDQAIAYAGGALREDGVRTMLGTVDRTQVNAMLAALAQGDGEALLKVVARLAEFSPDWAGVLDAVAEALHRIQVRQLVPSAGVEAEGVDVEAFAGQLRPEVVQLWYQMAINGRRDLHLAPSGRAGFEMSVLRMLAFRPAQAGEMRGDARAAATAAPVQTTAAAPAAGPARMPPAPESLAQPQQMAREESPAPPRMAAPVAEDAPPWLPAQAKPSPATPAASSMPADIGITDAETWLHFAGSCGLKGVGKQLVDNVAFAGYANGTLTLALDSGFDYLRSERTLGELADAIASRYGVAPRLAFAAAASDAETLKERSHRQRDERQSEAEETFMNHPDVRQLMQQHGARLVPDSIRPYEE
- a CDS encoding histidine triad nucleotide-binding protein, producing the protein MIDTIFARIIRREIPATIVYEDDEVLGFKDIAPQAPVHVLFIPKNDAIPTLDDVQPHQAHLIGKLALAAAEYARREGFAANGYRVVMNCREDAGQTVFHIHLHLLAGAPLGRFGTQD